From one Streptomyces spiramyceticus genomic stretch:
- a CDS encoding DUF305 domain-containing protein, with translation MTAHRSLIRRATAVAAAATAAVVLAACGGNNDSSAGHDGHKTSSPTASPSVEQGEHNAADVTFAKGMIPHHRQAVEMAELAETRAQSAEVKKLAGEIKKAQDPEIKTLSGWLTSWGEDVPKADESAEHGGHSMTGMMTPEEMDELEESSGKAFDTAFMEMMIKHHEGAIEMAETEQADGAYKPAKDMAGDIIASQSAEITRMNKLLGKS, from the coding sequence ATGACCGCACACCGTTCCCTGATCCGCCGCGCCACCGCTGTCGCGGCCGCGGCCACCGCCGCCGTCGTACTCGCCGCCTGCGGCGGAAACAACGACAGCTCGGCCGGCCACGACGGCCACAAGACCTCCTCGCCGACCGCGTCGCCCTCTGTCGAGCAGGGTGAGCACAATGCTGCCGACGTCACCTTCGCGAAGGGCATGATCCCGCACCACCGGCAGGCGGTCGAGATGGCCGAGCTGGCGGAGACCCGGGCCCAGTCCGCCGAGGTCAAGAAGCTGGCCGGAGAGATCAAGAAGGCGCAGGACCCGGAGATCAAGACCCTGTCCGGTTGGCTCACCTCCTGGGGCGAGGACGTGCCCAAGGCGGACGAGAGCGCGGAGCACGGCGGACACTCCATGACCGGGATGATGACGCCCGAAGAGATGGACGAGCTGGAGGAGTCGTCCGGCAAGGCGTTCGACACCGCATTCATGGAAATGATGATCAAGCACCATGAGGGCGCGATCGAGATGGCCGAGACCGAGCAGGCCGACGGGGCGTACAAGCCCGCCAAGGACATGGCCGGCGACATCATCGCCTCGCAGAGCGCCGAGATCACCCGCATGAACAAGCTGCTCGGCAAGAGCTGA
- a CDS encoding heavy-metal-associated domain-containing protein — MKLFSRKKDTAAAPGAGPQVVLLVEGMHCSSCGLLIDDELEDVPGVRSSTTDVKAGRTTVRLEEGADVDTAVLVAAVQQAGDYKARPAD; from the coding sequence GTGAAGCTCTTCAGCCGCAAGAAGGACACCGCCGCCGCGCCCGGGGCCGGTCCGCAGGTGGTGCTTCTCGTCGAGGGCATGCACTGCTCCAGCTGCGGCCTGCTCATCGACGACGAGCTGGAGGATGTCCCCGGCGTCCGCTCATCCACCACCGACGTGAAGGCCGGACGTACCACCGTCCGCCTGGAGGAAGGCGCCGACGTGGACACCGCCGTACTCGTTGCGGCGGTTCAGCAGGCCGGTGACTACAAGGCCCGGCCGGCCGACTGA
- a CDS encoding sulfite exporter TauE/SafE family protein: MPSSVALLITGASTGLLAGGASCAAVQGGLLAGAVTRRRSPASPKKSVTKKSLRPSHAPQPVEEAATPLAPVGAFLAGKLVSHVLLGALLGVFGGALQPSPRTQAVLLLAAGLLMVLFALDLFGVKGVGRLLPRPPAAFGRLMRRSARTDSVATPALIGFATVLVPCGVTLSMELLAITSGSAVAGAAVMGGFVLGTAPLFAALGYLFRRTSQAMSGRLAALTGVVVLSVAVWTMASALQAGGWVSFSTPDKQAAASGPFIVEGGEGSGSVGGSGTGEETTGAENPVRIDASGKQIVTLTVTDFYVPTQFTAKAGVPTTLVLHGKDSGGCARAFTIPELGVQEIVKRDGDTKVDLGTRKPGTLRFSCAMGMQTGTIEFQGDTK; the protein is encoded by the coding sequence ATGCCGTCGTCAGTCGCTTTGCTGATCACCGGTGCGAGTACCGGTCTGCTCGCCGGTGGGGCTTCGTGCGCCGCCGTTCAGGGGGGTCTCCTCGCCGGCGCGGTGACCCGCCGCCGTAGCCCCGCTTCTCCCAAGAAATCGGTCACCAAGAAGTCCCTTCGGCCGTCCCACGCCCCGCAGCCCGTGGAAGAAGCCGCAACGCCGCTGGCTCCGGTCGGGGCCTTCTTGGCCGGGAAGCTGGTATCCCACGTCCTGCTCGGCGCCCTGCTGGGTGTCTTCGGTGGCGCGCTGCAGCCCAGTCCCCGTACTCAGGCAGTACTGCTGCTGGCCGCCGGGCTGCTCATGGTGCTGTTCGCGCTGGACCTGTTCGGCGTCAAGGGGGTGGGGCGGTTGCTGCCCCGGCCCCCGGCGGCGTTCGGCCGGCTGATGCGGCGCAGTGCCCGGACCGATTCGGTCGCCACTCCCGCCCTGATCGGCTTTGCCACCGTGCTCGTGCCGTGCGGGGTGACCCTGTCGATGGAGCTGCTGGCCATCACCTCCGGATCCGCGGTGGCGGGGGCAGCGGTGATGGGCGGGTTCGTCCTGGGCACGGCACCGCTGTTCGCCGCCCTCGGCTACCTCTTCCGCCGTACCAGCCAGGCAATGTCCGGTCGGCTGGCCGCTCTCACGGGCGTCGTGGTGCTGAGCGTCGCCGTCTGGACGATGGCTTCCGCGCTGCAGGCCGGCGGCTGGGTCTCGTTCAGCACCCCTGACAAGCAGGCCGCGGCGAGTGGACCATTCATCGTCGAGGGTGGTGAAGGGAGCGGATCAGTGGGCGGATCCGGTACCGGAGAGGAAACTACGGGGGCTGAGAACCCCGTACGCATCGACGCCTCCGGGAAGCAGATCGTCACCCTCACCGTGACGGACTTCTATGTTCCGACCCAGTTCACCGCGAAGGCCGGCGTGCCCACCACGCTCGTGCTGCACGGCAAGGATTCCGGCGGCTGCGCCCGCGCCTTCACCATCCCCGAACTCGGGGTCCAGGAGATCGTCAAGCGCGACGGTGACACCAAGGTCGATCTGGGCACCCGTAAGCCCGGCACGCTCCGCTTCTCCTGCGCCATGGGTATGCAGACCGGCACCATCGAGTTCCAGGGAGACACCAAGTGA
- a CDS encoding SRPBCC family protein: protein MRKRADMVWAGRLAVVAAAGAGTAAAGYLGLVSGALSLDMGVGRRTRQLGPQVVDIRAPRDVVFDVIAQPYLGRPTRAMREKVRVLERGSDMVLAAHFTPVADGRLTAKTVETVRFTRPERIDFRLVRGPVPAVVEAFCLYEYECEFGYESGTRLEYDGELGTDLWGLGQRWGQLVAARWEERVAASLTSVKKEAERRSALQ from the coding sequence GTGAGAAAGCGTGCGGACATGGTGTGGGCGGGGCGGCTGGCGGTCGTGGCGGCGGCGGGCGCCGGCACCGCAGCCGCCGGATATCTGGGTCTTGTGAGTGGGGCGCTGTCGCTGGACATGGGCGTCGGTCGGCGGACCCGCCAGCTCGGGCCACAGGTCGTCGACATCCGGGCCCCTCGGGACGTGGTCTTCGACGTAATTGCTCAGCCCTATCTCGGCCGGCCCACTCGGGCGATGCGGGAGAAGGTGCGGGTGCTGGAGCGTGGCAGCGACATGGTGCTCGCCGCGCACTTCACCCCGGTTGCGGACGGGCGGTTGACGGCGAAGACGGTGGAGACGGTGCGGTTCACCCGCCCGGAGCGGATCGACTTCCGCCTGGTACGAGGTCCCGTACCGGCCGTCGTGGAGGCGTTCTGCCTGTACGAGTACGAGTGCGAGTTCGGGTACGAGTCTGGCACCCGACTGGAGTACGACGGGGAGCTGGGCACCGACCTGTGGGGGCTCGGGCAACGCTGGGGGCAACTGGTGGCCGCACGCTGGGAGGAGAGGGTCGCGGCCTCGCTGACGTCGGTCAAGAAGGAGGCGGAGCGGCGCTCTGCCCTCCAGTGA
- a CDS encoding heavy metal-responsive transcriptional regulator: MLTVGRIAAQTGLSPKAVRLYEANGLIDPPERTPAGYRTYTESALPELHFIRQAQSLGLSLKEIKRILDLQRQGQQPCELVTSLLDEHVAEIDRRIADLRALRETLQTARDRADQAAGRGEAGVICHIIESAPSHSA, encoded by the coding sequence ATGCTCACCGTCGGCCGCATCGCCGCCCAGACCGGGCTGAGCCCCAAGGCCGTTCGCCTCTACGAGGCCAACGGCCTTATCGACCCGCCGGAGCGCACCCCGGCCGGGTATCGCACCTACACCGAGAGCGCCCTGCCGGAGCTGCACTTCATTCGCCAGGCCCAGTCCCTCGGCCTCAGTCTGAAGGAGATCAAGCGCATCCTGGACCTGCAACGCCAGGGGCAGCAGCCCTGCGAGCTGGTCACCAGCCTTCTCGACGAACACGTCGCCGAAATCGACCGGCGCATCGCCGACCTGCGGGCGCTGCGGGAAACTCTGCAGACTGCCCGAGACCGGGCGGACCAGGCCGCTGGGCGCGGCGAGGCGGGCGTGATCTGCCACATCATCGAGTCCGCCCCTTCGCATTCGGCTTGA
- a CDS encoding LAETG motif-containing sortase-dependent surface protein has product MTNRIPLRPRRMWTRAVLALSCAGVLTFTGLPGIDGLSGTAYAAKGKRCDDTFKLTGRPGSNFPWDQNIHVRDPRFWDSYNFDAPRQSLDGLSLKGTPQEQRAFLENLDDDYKTYPKNSPNRVYAQYRDYLARNDWKDTRYGGFEKWLKDAWILPNNNNRKGWFFERKVVKDMGLLGPDWLCQEEVQVLDKNGKPVLDKDGKPVVRKFDAVNYKTNQFMEFKAGPTRDTKQDFANKAFLEDPKRSNARITYVNGESKDRATSRYLGDLAKSAGTDNTGRPRVTAYEHRSNSNPDYTRGKYSKPDTNLSPGGNNRASGGASRVIDGSAATPKDMKERMDRIRANDPMGNRGRGAGGVDFSTLELSYVGTPVKGKGLPYAFSAKKVDEEEGLGYGGKAKSQLISDSFLTWLALTPDKFWVNLNPDEPDRIMDKKFGTTDAGRVLLEADLEMKHDYAKLMDPRKQPGKRYWDAMTARGIPCGTVVRNWIVPEPAKVREEDGGLYILDAPLKVNSVASSVDTPSPNGDCELTDAQRKTSQRLVNRHIIPEVEKKVNTGAAYADLRRTYTARVAAEWIRTQDRKTATDYRPVINSNNVTKWPLRGANRDWKPKQTFDAYVKSFTEGDYSYPCEVDGQNKTCVMGGVDFSKAPKRNTTKIEFTARHRHLPRTAKFAADSMADDAERENLLLLGGGADTRTGGGGDDDGPMPTPTPTDNPSTPGPDPTDNPSTPGPDPTNTSNPGGTKPDDNQPDPDGDLADTGSDTPVGLITGLAAALLAAGGTAVWWMRRRKALQD; this is encoded by the coding sequence GTGACCAATCGAATACCGCTGCGCCCGCGGCGTATGTGGACGCGCGCCGTGCTCGCGCTGTCCTGCGCCGGGGTGCTGACCTTCACCGGCCTGCCCGGGATCGACGGCCTGTCCGGCACCGCGTACGCGGCGAAGGGCAAGCGCTGTGACGACACGTTCAAGCTGACCGGCCGGCCGGGCTCGAACTTCCCGTGGGACCAGAACATCCACGTCCGCGACCCCAGGTTCTGGGACTCGTACAACTTCGATGCCCCGCGTCAGTCCCTGGACGGCCTGAGCCTCAAGGGCACTCCCCAGGAGCAGCGTGCGTTCCTGGAAAACCTCGACGACGACTACAAGACGTACCCCAAGAACAGCCCCAACCGGGTCTACGCCCAGTACCGGGACTACCTGGCACGTAACGACTGGAAAGACACCCGCTACGGCGGCTTTGAGAAGTGGCTCAAGGACGCCTGGATCCTTCCGAACAACAACAACCGCAAGGGTTGGTTCTTCGAGCGGAAGGTCGTCAAGGACATGGGGCTCCTGGGCCCCGACTGGCTGTGCCAGGAAGAAGTTCAGGTCCTGGACAAGAACGGCAAGCCGGTTCTGGACAAGGACGGCAAGCCGGTGGTCCGCAAGTTCGACGCGGTGAACTACAAGACCAACCAGTTCATGGAGTTCAAGGCCGGGCCCACGAGGGACACCAAGCAGGACTTCGCCAACAAGGCGTTCCTGGAGGACCCCAAGCGCAGCAACGCCCGCATCACCTACGTCAACGGCGAGTCCAAGGACAGGGCCACCAGCCGCTACCTGGGCGATCTCGCCAAGTCGGCCGGGACGGACAACACGGGCCGTCCCCGGGTGACCGCCTATGAGCACCGCTCCAACAGCAACCCGGACTACACGCGCGGGAAGTATTCCAAGCCCGACACCAACCTCTCCCCGGGTGGCAACAACCGGGCCTCCGGCGGCGCCTCCCGCGTCATCGACGGCTCTGCGGCCACCCCGAAGGACATGAAGGAGCGGATGGACCGTATCCGCGCCAACGACCCCATGGGCAACCGCGGCCGGGGAGCCGGCGGTGTGGACTTCTCCACCCTCGAACTCTCCTACGTCGGCACGCCCGTCAAGGGCAAGGGGCTGCCGTACGCCTTCTCCGCGAAGAAGGTGGACGAGGAAGAGGGGCTGGGCTACGGCGGGAAGGCGAAGTCCCAGCTCATCTCCGACTCCTTCCTGACCTGGCTCGCCCTGACCCCTGACAAGTTCTGGGTCAACCTCAACCCGGACGAGCCCGACCGGATCATGGACAAGAAGTTCGGCACCACCGACGCAGGCCGCGTCCTGCTCGAAGCCGACCTGGAGATGAAGCACGACTACGCCAAGCTCATGGACCCGCGCAAGCAGCCCGGCAAGCGCTACTGGGACGCCATGACCGCCCGGGGCATCCCCTGCGGCACCGTCGTGCGCAACTGGATCGTCCCCGAACCGGCGAAGGTCCGTGAGGAGGACGGCGGCCTCTACATCCTTGATGCCCCGCTGAAGGTCAACTCCGTAGCCTCCAGCGTCGACACCCCCAGCCCCAACGGCGACTGCGAACTCACGGACGCCCAGCGCAAGACCTCACAGCGCCTGGTCAACCGGCACATCATCCCCGAGGTGGAGAAGAAGGTGAACACCGGCGCGGCCTACGCCGACCTGCGCCGCACCTACACCGCCCGGGTCGCCGCCGAGTGGATCCGCACCCAGGACCGGAAGACGGCCACCGACTACCGGCCCGTGATCAACAGCAACAACGTCACCAAGTGGCCCCTGCGCGGCGCCAACAGGGACTGGAAGCCCAAGCAGACCTTCGACGCCTACGTGAAGTCCTTCACCGAAGGCGACTACTCCTATCCCTGCGAGGTCGACGGACAGAACAAGACCTGCGTCATGGGCGGCGTCGACTTCTCCAAGGCCCCCAAGCGCAACACCACCAAGATCGAGTTCACCGCCCGGCACCGCCACCTGCCGCGCACCGCGAAGTTCGCCGCCGACTCCATGGCCGACGACGCCGAGAGGGAGAACCTCCTGCTCCTGGGAGGCGGCGCAGACACCCGCACCGGCGGCGGAGGGGACGACGACGGGCCCATGCCCACGCCGACCCCGACCGACAACCCGTCGACCCCGGGACCGGACCCGACGGACAACCCGTCGACCCCGGGACCGGACCCCACCAACACCAGCAACCCGGGCGGGACGAAGCCGGACGACAACCAGCCCGACCCGGACGGCGACCTGGCAGACACCGGTTCCGACACACCGGTCGGCCTGATCACGGGCCTCGCCGCCGCCCTCCTCGCCGCGGGCGGCACCGCCGTGTGGTGGATGCGCCGACGCAAGGCACTCCAGGACTGA
- a CDS encoding DUF6153 family protein codes for MSQQTWRAARPGGVRAYALLVLAVLAGVVAMHGLGPAVPAPTHAMPEARHAVASAAESHADAMGCDDCVHVDHGGGSTGGHPEHADATCAASGTSGAPALPALSPAGLVTCPASDVPAAVPAATLGGRAPPSLSELQLLRI; via the coding sequence ATGAGTCAGCAGACGTGGCGCGCGGCCCGGCCCGGTGGGGTGCGGGCGTATGCGCTGCTTGTGCTGGCCGTTTTGGCGGGCGTGGTGGCCATGCACGGCCTGGGGCCCGCCGTCCCGGCGCCGACCCATGCCATGCCGGAAGCACGCCATGCCGTCGCGTCGGCGGCCGAGTCGCACGCTGACGCGATGGGCTGTGACGACTGCGTACACGTCGATCACGGCGGCGGCAGTACCGGCGGACACCCAGAGCACGCCGACGCCACATGCGCGGCCAGTGGCACGAGTGGGGCGCCCGCACTGCCTGCCCTGTCTCCGGCCGGACTGGTCACCTGCCCGGCGTCAGACGTGCCCGCCGCCGTTCCCGCGGCAACGCTGGGCGGACGTGCCCCGCCCTCATTGAGCGAACTCCAACTCCTGCGCATATAG
- a CDS encoding CDP-alcohol phosphatidyltransferase family protein yields MSVSDLADSRAATNALLGMLKQDRWRPLAVARFLWQATDRSARQAARRPRALAQVTALHCLLLALARRRGRGWLATSWTLSALHLGLLEQRDRLSAADVLTLVRGNLPVTAVGSSRWSGVLAITLDLADGRLARQRATVSPFGEYADTFADAAFWTWLTLRHEPDRTVRAAAIAAWAVPVVTVTAVAVSRGTMPERPRPALLRPAAAMQGIVALRHLLRR; encoded by the coding sequence GTGTCCGTATCCGATCTCGCCGACAGTCGCGCCGCGACCAATGCGCTGCTGGGGATGCTGAAACAGGACCGCTGGAGACCTCTCGCCGTCGCACGCTTCCTGTGGCAGGCCACCGACCGCTCGGCGCGGCAAGCGGCCCGCCGCCCCCGGGCACTGGCCCAGGTCACCGCCCTGCACTGCCTGCTGCTCGCGCTCGCCCGGCGCCGCGGACGGGGGTGGCTGGCGACAAGCTGGACCCTCAGTGCCCTTCACCTGGGCTTGCTGGAGCAACGTGACCGGCTCTCGGCAGCCGATGTGCTCACCCTGGTCCGCGGCAACCTTCCCGTCACGGCCGTGGGGTCGAGCCGCTGGTCGGGCGTGCTGGCGATCACCCTTGACCTGGCTGACGGCCGCCTGGCCCGGCAACGGGCCACCGTGTCCCCGTTCGGCGAGTACGCCGACACCTTCGCCGACGCCGCGTTCTGGACCTGGCTGACCCTTCGGCACGAACCCGACCGCACGGTACGGGCGGCGGCGATCGCCGCCTGGGCGGTACCGGTCGTCACGGTCACCGCCGTCGCCGTCAGCCGCGGCACCATGCCGGAGCGGCCCCGCCCCGCGCTGCTGCGCCCGGCTGCCGCGATGCAGGGCATCGTCGCCCTGCGCCACCTGCTGCGCCGCTGA
- a CDS encoding heavy metal translocating P-type ATPase, whose translation MATSTRPDAEQSDAQQSIELAITGMTCASCVARVERKLGKLPGVSATVNLATATAHVTRQSPDVGVEEMIAAVEAIGYGAEVPRTEAPAAEEEEVDAEGAHIAGLRRRLIASTLLGLPVVVVSMISALHFPGWQWVALLLATPVVAWGAWPFHRAAALNLRHGSATMDTLVSLGVLAAYLWSAGTLALGGDHLYLEVAVVLTAFLLAGRFFEARAKRRAGDAIRALMHLGAKDVAVLRNGSEVRIPVEELAVGDLFVVRPGEKIATDGEVTDGASAIDESLLTGESVPVEVEPGSQVTGATVNSHGRLTVRATRIGADTKLAQIAALVERAQTGKAAVQRLADRISAVFVPVVIALAAITFAAWLLAGAPAATALTAAIAVVIIACPCALGLATPTALMVGTGRGAQLGLLIRGPEVLESTRRIDTVVLDKTGTVTEGKMRLVEVVAAEGEDADEVLRLAGALEDASEHPIAAAISAAAREQFGALAPVTGFANTQGRGVTGQVKDRTVQAGRATWLDEQALPLPGELTRARQSAEAEGRTVVFAAWDGRVRGALVVADTVKATSAEAVADLKRLGLTPVLLTGDNTAAAHAVAAEVGIDQVVAEVHPEDKVAEVQRLQQAGRVVAMVGDGVNDAAALAQADLGLAMGTGTDAAIAASDLTLVRGDLRAAADAIRLARRTLRTIKANLFWAFAYNVAALPLAALGLLNPMIAGGAMAFSSVFVVSNSLRLRRFQSLR comes from the coding sequence ATGGCAACCAGCACGCGGCCCGATGCCGAGCAGTCCGATGCCCAGCAGTCCATAGAACTGGCCATCACCGGCATGACCTGTGCCTCGTGCGTGGCGCGGGTGGAACGGAAGCTCGGCAAGCTGCCCGGCGTGAGCGCGACGGTGAACCTGGCGACCGCGACCGCGCACGTGACGCGGCAGAGCCCCGATGTCGGCGTTGAGGAGATGATCGCTGCCGTCGAGGCCATCGGTTACGGCGCCGAGGTGCCGCGCACGGAGGCCCCGGCCGCAGAGGAAGAGGAGGTCGACGCCGAGGGCGCGCACATCGCCGGACTGCGCCGCCGTCTGATCGCCTCGACACTGCTCGGGCTGCCGGTGGTCGTCGTGTCGATGATCTCCGCGCTGCACTTCCCCGGCTGGCAATGGGTGGCACTGCTGCTGGCCACCCCCGTGGTGGCGTGGGGTGCGTGGCCGTTCCACCGGGCGGCCGCCCTGAACCTGCGGCACGGGTCGGCGACGATGGACACCCTGGTCTCGCTGGGTGTGCTGGCCGCCTACCTGTGGAGCGCCGGGACTCTCGCCTTGGGCGGGGACCATCTGTATCTGGAGGTCGCCGTCGTGCTGACGGCGTTCCTGCTGGCGGGCCGCTTCTTCGAGGCCCGGGCCAAGCGTCGGGCCGGGGACGCGATCCGGGCGCTCATGCACCTGGGCGCCAAGGACGTCGCCGTACTGCGGAACGGCAGCGAAGTACGCATCCCCGTCGAGGAGCTGGCGGTCGGCGACCTGTTCGTCGTACGGCCCGGGGAGAAGATCGCCACGGACGGCGAGGTCACCGACGGCGCCTCGGCGATCGACGAGTCGCTGCTGACCGGAGAGAGCGTGCCGGTGGAGGTCGAGCCGGGCTCGCAGGTCACCGGCGCCACGGTCAACAGCCACGGACGGCTGACCGTACGGGCCACCCGGATCGGCGCGGACACCAAGCTGGCGCAGATTGCCGCCCTGGTGGAGCGTGCCCAGACCGGCAAGGCGGCGGTGCAGCGGCTGGCCGACCGGATCTCGGCGGTTTTCGTACCGGTCGTCATCGCCCTGGCCGCAATCACCTTCGCGGCTTGGCTGCTGGCCGGCGCCCCGGCCGCAACCGCGCTGACCGCCGCCATCGCCGTAGTGATCATCGCCTGCCCGTGTGCCCTGGGGCTGGCCACGCCCACCGCGCTGATGGTCGGCACCGGGCGCGGCGCCCAGCTCGGGCTGCTGATCCGCGGGCCGGAGGTCCTGGAGTCCACCCGGCGGATCGACACCGTCGTACTGGACAAGACCGGCACCGTAACCGAGGGGAAGATGCGCCTGGTCGAGGTGGTGGCCGCCGAGGGCGAGGACGCGGACGAGGTCCTGCGGCTGGCCGGTGCGCTGGAGGATGCCAGCGAGCATCCCATCGCCGCCGCCATCTCCGCCGCCGCCCGCGAGCAGTTCGGGGCCCTGGCTCCGGTGACCGGCTTCGCCAACACCCAGGGCCGCGGCGTGACCGGACAGGTCAAGGACCGTACCGTGCAGGCGGGACGCGCCACGTGGCTGGACGAGCAGGCACTGCCCTTGCCGGGCGAGCTGACCCGCGCCCGTCAGTCGGCCGAGGCGGAGGGCCGTACGGTGGTCTTCGCCGCCTGGGACGGGCGTGTTCGCGGCGCGCTGGTGGTTGCCGACACCGTCAAGGCGACCAGTGCCGAGGCGGTGGCCGACCTCAAGCGGCTCGGCCTCACACCCGTGTTGTTGACCGGTGACAACACCGCCGCGGCCCACGCGGTGGCGGCCGAGGTCGGCATCGACCAGGTCGTCGCCGAGGTCCATCCCGAGGACAAGGTCGCCGAAGTCCAGCGCCTCCAACAGGCAGGCCGGGTGGTGGCGATGGTCGGCGACGGCGTCAACGACGCGGCCGCCCTCGCCCAGGCCGACCTCGGCCTGGCCATGGGCACCGGCACCGACGCGGCGATAGCCGCCTCCGATCTCACGCTGGTACGGGGCGACTTGCGGGCGGCGGCGGACGCGATCCGGCTGGCCCGCCGCACCCTTCGTACGATCAAGGCCAATCTTTTCTGGGCCTTCGCCTACAACGTGGCCGCGCTACCACTGGCCGCGCTCGGCCTGCTCAACCCGATGATCGCCGGAGGTGCGATGGCCTTCTCCTCGGTGTTCGTGGTCTCCAACAGCCTGCGGCTGCGCCGCTTCCAGTCTCTGCGCTGA
- a CDS encoding MauE/DoxX family redox-associated membrane protein: MVLRIVLGAVYTAMAVGQLASFGHMPGILAEYGLLTGGAATALAVALAVALIAGELVCGVWFLARPRSKALAPVWVFTAVSVVWSFLAVQAYARELTVTNCGCFGIYLPQRLSWVVLVQDGLALLYAGLLLRRAAAARPRSSSPGGAAVAGHRS, translated from the coding sequence ATGGTGCTGCGGATTGTGCTGGGTGCGGTGTACACGGCGATGGCGGTCGGCCAGCTCGCCTCCTTCGGGCACATGCCCGGGATTCTGGCCGAGTACGGGCTGCTGACCGGCGGTGCCGCGACCGCACTGGCCGTGGCTCTGGCCGTGGCACTGATCGCGGGCGAGCTGGTGTGCGGGGTCTGGTTCCTGGCTCGCCCGCGCTCGAAGGCACTCGCGCCGGTGTGGGTGTTCACGGCCGTCTCGGTGGTGTGGTCGTTCCTTGCCGTGCAGGCGTACGCACGCGAGCTCACCGTGACCAACTGCGGCTGCTTCGGGATCTACCTGCCTCAGCGGCTCAGCTGGGTCGTACTCGTGCAGGACGGCTTGGCCCTGCTCTATGCGGGGCTGCTGCTGCGCCGGGCTGCTGCTGCACGGCCCCGCTCCTCGTCGCCCGGCGGTGCGGCCGTCGCCGGACACCGTTCATGA
- a CDS encoding TetR/AcrR family transcriptional regulator gives MASKRHGFIATYDALVPKLWNETIETHRQAVREAILETTWELVAEHGLMSVTMTQIAEKAGIGRATLYKYFPDVEAILAAHHERHVAGHLEQLAELRDQPGDADERLAAVLERYALISHYRGRHGNDELAALLHRGEHVAHAQQQLIDLFRDLLAEAATSGHLRDDVTPDELARYCLHALGAAGTLPSEAAVRRLVAVTLAGLRPPR, from the coding sequence ATGGCATCAAAGCGTCACGGCTTCATCGCCACGTATGATGCACTGGTGCCGAAGCTGTGGAACGAGACGATCGAGACGCACCGCCAAGCCGTGCGCGAGGCGATCCTGGAAACCACGTGGGAGCTGGTGGCCGAGCACGGGCTGATGTCGGTGACCATGACGCAGATCGCAGAGAAGGCCGGGATCGGACGCGCGACGCTGTACAAGTACTTCCCGGACGTCGAGGCGATCCTGGCCGCCCACCACGAGCGTCACGTCGCCGGCCACCTCGAACAGCTCGCCGAACTCCGGGACCAGCCCGGCGACGCCGACGAACGGCTCGCAGCGGTACTCGAGCGGTATGCGCTCATCTCTCACTACCGCGGGCGACACGGCAACGACGAGCTCGCGGCACTCCTGCACCGAGGCGAGCATGTCGCCCATGCGCAGCAGCAGCTCATCGACCTGTTCCGGGACCTGCTGGCCGAGGCCGCGACGAGCGGCCACCTCCGGGACGATGTCACACCGGACGAGCTGGCGCGGTACTGCCTCCACGCCCTGGGCGCAGCCGGCACTCTGCCGTCCGAAGCCGCGGTGCGCCGACTCGTCGCGGTCACCCTGGCCGGGCTGCGCCCACCGCGCTGA
- a CDS encoding tRNA-dependent cyclodipeptide synthase, whose product MSTDDGDGCTAAMAVTLLSGRCAEAMERAEHACFGISPFNSYFSTARIRELAAWGLERFERVDFFVPDAPSAYTFEALGYAPEKAAWKARRQGQYTRNKIVTALGSLGLADADKRVLGWAELEGNAAFERLHGSGVRRYAEDADFRDACREATGWVLAGKLPAGQAPDAEQVEHAVRYFLAELPLFIDTPAIVGAGTSVFCYHQPPAVLRRLYGRELSWRPAAGQGFAVVAPAVRD is encoded by the coding sequence ATGAGTACAGATGACGGCGACGGCTGTACGGCGGCGATGGCAGTGACCCTGTTGAGCGGCCGGTGCGCCGAGGCGATGGAGCGGGCCGAGCACGCCTGTTTCGGAATCAGCCCGTTCAACAGCTACTTCTCCACCGCCCGGATCCGTGAGCTGGCGGCATGGGGGCTGGAGCGCTTCGAGCGGGTGGACTTCTTCGTGCCGGACGCACCGAGCGCGTACACCTTCGAAGCGCTGGGGTACGCACCCGAGAAGGCCGCGTGGAAGGCGCGCAGGCAGGGCCAGTACACCCGCAACAAGATCGTCACCGCGCTGGGTTCGCTCGGCCTGGCCGACGCGGACAAGCGCGTGCTCGGGTGGGCGGAGCTGGAAGGCAATGCGGCATTCGAGCGGCTCCACGGGAGCGGGGTGCGCCGGTACGCCGAGGACGCGGACTTCCGGGATGCCTGCCGGGAGGCCACCGGGTGGGTGCTGGCCGGGAAGCTGCCCGCCGGGCAGGCGCCGGACGCGGAGCAGGTCGAGCACGCGGTGCGCTACTTCCTGGCCGAGTTACCGCTCTTCATCGACACCCCGGCCATCGTCGGTGCCGGCACATCCGTGTTCTGCTATCACCAGCCGCCTGCTGTCCTGCGCCGCCTGTACGGGCGCGAGCTGAGCTGGCGACCCGCCGCTGGGCAGGGCTTCGCCGTTGTGGCACCGGCCGTACGAGACTGA